From a single Candoia aspera isolate rCanAsp1 chromosome 2, rCanAsp1.hap2, whole genome shotgun sequence genomic region:
- the PRR7 gene encoding proline-rich protein 7 isoform X1 — translation MVMSHGTYTFLTCFAGFWLIWGLIVLLCCFCSYLRRRMKRRQEERLREQHLRTLEMEPLHYEGYGGPAYGGPAYGGGYIRSPPGIPVPHRLRIEPHHPHLPPPRPWSCRHEPDPSKPPCYEEAVLMAEPPPPYSEVLTDTRGLYRKINAPFLGHEQPEKQEQPPSYKPLFLDRGYGSALHLPSSAGQGPTCASLYLESEHSQRIFPSWTDSELSTRDSYEPGPWHLPVSMPLFGRTTAV, via the exons ATGGTGATGTCCCACGGCACCTACACCTTCCTCACCTGCTTTGCTGGCTTCTGGCTTATCTGGGGGCTCATTGTGTTGCTGTGTTGCTTCTGCAGCTACCTGCGACGACGCATGAAACGGCGACAGGAGGAGCGGCTGCGGGAGCAGCACCTGCGCACATTGGAAATGGAGCCCTTGCACTATGAGGGCTATGGGGGCCCTGCCTATGGGGGCCCTGCCTATGGAGGAGGTTACATCAGAAGCCCACCAGGCATTCCTGTGCCCCACCGACTCCGCATTGAGCCCCACCACCCTCACCTCCCACCCCCAAGGCCTTGGAGCTGTAGGCATG AGCCAGATCCATCTAAGCCTCCATGCTATGAGGAAGCAGTGCTGATGGCTGAGCCACCACCACCGTATAGCGAAGTACTGACAGACACACGTGGCTTGTATCGCAAGATCAACGCCCCCTTCCTGGGCCACGAGCAGCCAGAGAAGCAGGAGCAGCCGCCCAGCTATAAGCCCCTTTTCCTGGATCGGGGCTATGGCTCAGCCCTCCACCTGCCAAGCTCAGCGGGCCAGGGCCCCACCTGCGCCAGCCTCTACTTGGAGTCAGAGCACTCACAACGTATCTTCCCAAGCTGGACAGACTCTGAACTCAGCACCAGAGACAGCTATGAGCCTGGGCCCTGGCATCTGCCTGTCTCAATGCCTTTATTTGGCAGGACTACGGCAGTGTAG
- the PRR7 gene encoding proline-rich protein 7 isoform X2 → MKRRQEERLREQHLRTLEMEPLHYEGYGGPAYGGPAYGGGYIRSPPGIPVPHRLRIEPHHPHLPPPRPWSCRHEPDPSKPPCYEEAVLMAEPPPPYSEVLTDTRGLYRKINAPFLGHEQPEKQEQPPSYKPLFLDRGYGSALHLPSSAGQGPTCASLYLESEHSQRIFPSWTDSELSTRDSYEPGPWHLPVSMPLFGRTTAV, encoded by the exons ATGAAACGGCGACAGGAGGAGCGGCTGCGGGAGCAGCACCTGCGCACATTGGAAATGGAGCCCTTGCACTATGAGGGCTATGGGGGCCCTGCCTATGGGGGCCCTGCCTATGGAGGAGGTTACATCAGAAGCCCACCAGGCATTCCTGTGCCCCACCGACTCCGCATTGAGCCCCACCACCCTCACCTCCCACCCCCAAGGCCTTGGAGCTGTAGGCATG AGCCAGATCCATCTAAGCCTCCATGCTATGAGGAAGCAGTGCTGATGGCTGAGCCACCACCACCGTATAGCGAAGTACTGACAGACACACGTGGCTTGTATCGCAAGATCAACGCCCCCTTCCTGGGCCACGAGCAGCCAGAGAAGCAGGAGCAGCCGCCCAGCTATAAGCCCCTTTTCCTGGATCGGGGCTATGGCTCAGCCCTCCACCTGCCAAGCTCAGCGGGCCAGGGCCCCACCTGCGCCAGCCTCTACTTGGAGTCAGAGCACTCACAACGTATCTTCCCAAGCTGGACAGACTCTGAACTCAGCACCAGAGACAGCTATGAGCCTGGGCCCTGGCATCTGCCTGTCTCAATGCCTTTATTTGGCAGGACTACGGCAGTGTAG